From a single Strix uralensis isolate ZFMK-TIS-50842 chromosome 25, bStrUra1, whole genome shotgun sequence genomic region:
- the LSM10 gene encoding U7 snRNA-associated Sm-like protein LSm10 isoform X2 yields MWVSVQGAVCVHASVWGAARRLPLPAAAAMEVSHSVKERTIAENSLVILLQGLRGHVATVDLRDESTATGRVTNVDAFMNVRLAEVTFTDRQGAVSRLDELFVTGRNVRYVHIPDEVDIRATIERQLQAIHRVRYFGGRDKGRKEFPRAKPK; encoded by the exons ATgtgggtgagtgtgcaaggg GCGGTGTGTGTCCACGCGAGCGTGTGGGGCGCAGCACGGCGTCTCCCTCTCCCCGCCGCAGCCGCCATGGAGGTCAGCCACTCAGTCAAGGAGCGCACCATCGCCGAGAACAGCCTGGTCATCCTGCTGCAGGGCCTGCGCGGCCACGTGGCCACCGTGGACCTGCGCGACGAGAGCACGGCCACCGGGCGCGTCACCAACGTGGACGCCTTCATGAACGTGCGGCTGGCCGAGGTGACCTTCACCGACAGGCAGGGTGCCGTGTCCCGCCTGGACGAGCTCTTCGTCACTGGCAGGAACGTCCGCTACGTCCACATCCCTGACGAGGTGGACATCAGGGCCACCATCGAGCGGCAGCTGCAGGCCATCCACAGGGTCCGCTACTTTGGCGGCCGCGACAAGGGCAGGAAGGAATTCCCTCGCGCCAAGCCCAAGTGa
- the LSM10 gene encoding U7 snRNA-associated Sm-like protein LSm10 isoform X3 yields MEVSHSVKERTIAENSLVILLQGLRGHVATVDLRDESTATGRVTNVDAFMNVRLAEVTFTDRQGAVSRLDELFVTGRNVRYVHIPDEVDIRATIERQLQAIHRVRYFGGRDKGRKEFPRAKPK; encoded by the coding sequence ATGGAGGTCAGCCACTCAGTCAAGGAGCGCACCATCGCCGAGAACAGCCTGGTCATCCTGCTGCAGGGCCTGCGCGGCCACGTGGCCACCGTGGACCTGCGCGACGAGAGCACGGCCACCGGGCGCGTCACCAACGTGGACGCCTTCATGAACGTGCGGCTGGCCGAGGTGACCTTCACCGACAGGCAGGGTGCCGTGTCCCGCCTGGACGAGCTCTTCGTCACTGGCAGGAACGTCCGCTACGTCCACATCCCTGACGAGGTGGACATCAGGGCCACCATCGAGCGGCAGCTGCAGGCCATCCACAGGGTCCGCTACTTTGGCGGCCGCGACAAGGGCAGGAAGGAATTCCCTCGCGCCAAGCCCAAGTGa
- the LSM10 gene encoding U7 snRNA-associated Sm-like protein LSm10 isoform X1, with protein sequence MWVSVQGVVCVHTSVQGVMHVHTSVQEAVCVHASVWGAARRLPLPAAAAMEVSHSVKERTIAENSLVILLQGLRGHVATVDLRDESTATGRVTNVDAFMNVRLAEVTFTDRQGAVSRLDELFVTGRNVRYVHIPDEVDIRATIERQLQAIHRVRYFGGRDKGRKEFPRAKPK encoded by the coding sequence ATgtgggtgagtgtgcaaggggtGGTGTGTGTCCACACGAGCGTGCAAGGGGTGATGCACGTTCACACGAGTGTGCAAGAGGCGGTGTGTGTCCACGCGAGCGTGTGGGGCGCAGCACGGCGTCTCCCTCTCCCCGCCGCAGCCGCCATGGAGGTCAGCCACTCAGTCAAGGAGCGCACCATCGCCGAGAACAGCCTGGTCATCCTGCTGCAGGGCCTGCGCGGCCACGTGGCCACCGTGGACCTGCGCGACGAGAGCACGGCCACCGGGCGCGTCACCAACGTGGACGCCTTCATGAACGTGCGGCTGGCCGAGGTGACCTTCACCGACAGGCAGGGTGCCGTGTCCCGCCTGGACGAGCTCTTCGTCACTGGCAGGAACGTCCGCTACGTCCACATCCCTGACGAGGTGGACATCAGGGCCACCATCGAGCGGCAGCTGCAGGCCATCCACAGGGTCCGCTACTTTGGCGGCCGCGACAAGGGCAGGAAGGAATTCCCTCGCGCCAAGCCCAAGTGa